TCGGTGTGATATACTCATTCAGCTATGGGCAGAAAACTATCTTCGACTTCAACCCTGTACCACACGGACACTTCGTGTGCAAGGTCTGCGGAAAAATAGAAGACATCGAGATAAAAAAACTGGATCTTGGAAAGGTCAGGGGAAAGAGAGAGAAGATAGAAATCGTAATACGTGGTGTGTGTGAAGATTGTCTGAAGAGGGTGAAAGATTGAGGTTTTTCACCCAGTTTTTATCCATTCTTCTGATAGTTGTGGGCACAATCGGACTTATGGGATGGGTGGTTTTCTATTACCTTGAGCCCTACATCTCCACTTTTCTGGGGGTTAGCGTTCCGGAGAGCTTTCTTGCGGTGTTGCTTTTTTTGTTTCTTCCGTTTCTCTTCTCGGGAATCTCCTTGAACTATTACACTTCTTCTGGAAAGAAATGGCTTGTGGTGTTAGGCTTTCTTTTTCTTTTTCCTTCCCTGGGGGCCCAGCTCTATGGACTCTACATCTTTGGAAGCCTTGTTTCCAGAGTTATTGGTGTATACGTTCTCTTTTTACTCTTCACCATGGTGTTGCTTGCCTTCTTTCTGACCGTTATCAGGAGGGATGAACCCTGAAGGTCCTTGGTGTTGTGGTCGAATACAACCCGTTTCACAACGGGCACCTCTATCATCTGACACAGGCCAGAGAGATCGTAAAACCTGAGTATACGATTGCTGTGATGAGCGGGAACTTCTGCCAAAGAGGGGAACCCGCTGTGATAGATAAATTTGCCCGCACCGAGATTGCCCTGAAGATGGGGATAGACGTTGTTCTGGAGCTTCCGACGGCTTTCGCCATCCAGGATGCGGGTGGTTTTGCATTCGGTGCTGTGAGTTTACTCGATTCGACGGGTGTTGTCACAGACGTTGTCTTTGGAAGTGAATCCAACGACATAGATTTCCTGTGGCAGGTGGCGAAGATCCTTTTTGAACAGCCCGAGGAATACAAAGCGCTTCTGCACGAAGAATTGAAGAAGGGCTATTCCTTTCCAAACGCTCGTAAATTTGCTTTGATGAGGTATTTTTCTCTCAAAGGATGGAACGAAAAGAACGTTCTGAGACTCGAAAAGTCCAACGACATCCTTGGAGTTGAATATCTGCACTCTGCTCTTAGAATAGGGTCTTCGATCAGGTTTCACACGATAAAGAGAGTGGGGGCAGAAGAAAAGGATATTTCTTTCAAAGGAAAATTCTCAAGCGCCACAGCGATCAGAAATCTTTTGAGAGAAGAAAAGTGGAGCGAGGCCAGAGAATCCCTTCCCGAGGCGTCTTACGAGATCCTGATGAGAGAGTTCAAAGAGGGAAGAGGACCTGTTTTTCTGGAGTATATGGGAGATTTCATGCTGGCGTTTTTCCGGTTGAAAGAAAGGGAATACTTTGAGAAAATACACGGGTTTTCCGAAGGACTTGAAAAAAGATTTCAGGTGTGTGCCAGACAGACAGGGTCGTACAAGGATTTTCTGGAGTGCGTCAAGGCGAAAAGATTCACTTTTTCACGAATAAGAAGACTGTCTCTCTTCTCTGTTCTGGAGATGAGTAAGGAATTCGTTGAAGAAAGCAACGAAAAGGGCCCTCAGTACATCAGAGTGCTCGGTTTTACCGAAAAGGGAAGAGAGATCCTGGCGATCATG
This DNA window, taken from Thermotoga sp. SG1, encodes the following:
- a CDS encoding nucleotidyltransferase, which gives rise to MKVLGVVVEYNPFHNGHLYHLTQAREIVKPEYTIAVMSGNFCQRGEPAVIDKFARTEIALKMGIDVVLELPTAFAIQDAGGFAFGAVSLLDSTGVVTDVVFGSESNDIDFLWQVAKILFEQPEEYKALLHEELKKGYSFPNARKFALMRYFSLKGWNEKNVLRLEKSNDILGVEYLHSALRIGSSIRFHTIKRVGAEEKDISFKGKFSSATAIRNLLREEKWSEARESLPEASYEILMREFKEGRGPVFLEYMGDFMLAFFRLKEREYFEKIHGFSEGLEKRFQVCARQTGSYKDFLECVKAKRFTFSRIRRLSLFSVLEMSKEFVEESNEKGPQYIRVLGFTEKGREILAIMRKKAKLPIVTNMSLYRKVLEKTELPVDRNLFVEQLKLDVKATNFYSTFFPSKEERCRERDFAIHPVFLRTET